Proteins found in one Maridesulfovibrio sp. genomic segment:
- a CDS encoding phage antirepressor N-terminal domain-containing protein — translation MSTNISKININACESVQYEIDNWAIIRGLSSKEHGKLYLCEDINNVFEEPAHATHSGESNGNVLFFYDEQTVRKMLMDSGKEEFMDYLDIEEDVKPAALTPVRHEEVEVCGATVLAAVTEDGKAYFSPRHLCEALGIAWPRQFTKIKSDPVLGSSVTEMVTEVNRADTGNKTTRKTTMLPIEFASGWLFTIKKVRPEVQHKLNMFRAEAFHVLDLWFRQGFKKNKMVQAALDLPDFNDPVAAARAWADQVEKRQALEAKNKKLAPKAKVYDATFAKKLSPLQVVVRKLRGVNTMKIKSDLLDAGYLYKRGGVYRVYSQYRDKAFVEKFDPRYNRTEIYALDKGKQKIVELYRAGRLSMKNGCENAYRNFKG, via the coding sequence ATGAGCACCAACATTTCTAAAATCAACATCAACGCTTGTGAGTCCGTACAGTACGAAATCGACAACTGGGCAATCATCCGTGGTCTCTCCAGTAAAGAACATGGAAAGCTCTATCTCTGTGAGGACATCAACAATGTGTTTGAAGAACCTGCACACGCTACTCACTCTGGTGAGAGCAATGGTAATGTTCTCTTCTTCTACGATGAACAGACTGTCCGTAAGATGCTGATGGATTCCGGTAAGGAAGAGTTCATGGATTACCTCGACATTGAAGAAGATGTGAAACCCGCAGCACTGACTCCGGTTCGCCATGAGGAAGTTGAAGTGTGTGGCGCAACAGTCCTTGCAGCGGTGACTGAGGACGGTAAAGCGTATTTCTCTCCGAGGCATTTGTGTGAAGCGTTGGGTATTGCATGGCCTCGTCAGTTCACCAAGATCAAGTCTGATCCGGTCCTCGGAAGTTCTGTTACCGAAATGGTAACGGAAGTGAACCGTGCTGACACAGGGAATAAAACCACACGCAAAACAACAATGCTCCCCATCGAGTTTGCTAGTGGCTGGCTGTTCACCATCAAGAAGGTACGTCCCGAAGTACAGCACAAGCTGAATATGTTCCGTGCCGAAGCGTTCCACGTTCTCGACCTCTGGTTCCGTCAGGGGTTCAAGAAGAACAAAATGGTACAGGCCGCTCTCGACCTCCCCGACTTCAACGATCCGGTAGCCGCAGCACGAGCATGGGCTGACCAAGTGGAAAAGCGTCAGGCTCTCGAAGCTAAGAACAAGAAGCTTGCTCCGAAAGCAAAAGTCTACGACGCAACCTTCGCAAAGAAACTGTCTCCTCTCCAGGTCGTCGTTCGGAAACTCCGTGGTGTAAACACCATGAAGATCAAGAGTGACCTTCTGGACGCTGGATACCTTTATAAAAGAGGTGGCGTTTACCGTGTTTACTCCCAGTACCGCGATAAGGCGTTCGTTGAGAAGTTTGATCCCCGGTACAACCGCACTGAAATCTACGCGCTCGATAAGGGCAAACAGAAGATCGTCGAACTGTACCGTGCTGGGCGTCTGTCCATGAAGAATGGTTGCGAGAACGCTTACCGTAACTTCAAGGGGTAG
- a CDS encoding AAA family ATPase encodes MSDELRAPSLNTLLNMEFPPREHLLKPWLRDGESAMIYASPGVGKSMLTLTLALVIAGGGEFMGWKAPKPRKVLFVDGEMHIQDIIDRATLLLSGLDIDIEVATQNMTILARQYQLPEAEFPDLAFEEGRDWMLDFATMGDSDDQYDAEKYDLVILDNLSTLASIKDENDAGDFNEVLQFLMKLKQAKVACILVHHSNKNANNYRGSSKLATTFEVILGLKAVESIQSNGTSFKLCWDKFRCPRDETIQEREVWLEPNEELGAIWKSQQSKDDQIQTIINMLKTLEYPTQDALCKALPFKCNKGTLSKLKKRAIANDYISKKDWDELLSMAADNQKQGEDEEQ; translated from the coding sequence ATGAGCGATGAATTAAGAGCCCCTTCATTGAATACTCTGCTGAACATGGAATTCCCGCCACGAGAACACCTTTTAAAACCTTGGCTCCGGGATGGAGAAAGTGCAATGATTTACGCTTCACCGGGAGTAGGTAAATCAATGCTGACTCTGACCCTGGCTCTTGTCATAGCTGGAGGCGGTGAATTTATGGGATGGAAAGCTCCAAAGCCCCGCAAAGTCTTATTCGTAGATGGTGAGATGCATATTCAGGACATCATTGACCGAGCCACTCTACTCCTGTCTGGACTCGATATTGATATTGAAGTCGCAACCCAGAATATGACTATCCTTGCTCGGCAATATCAGCTGCCGGAAGCAGAATTCCCCGATCTTGCGTTCGAAGAAGGACGAGACTGGATGCTGGATTTCGCTACAATGGGTGACAGTGATGATCAGTACGATGCAGAGAAATATGATCTTGTTATTCTCGACAACCTTTCAACTCTGGCATCCATCAAAGACGAGAACGACGCAGGAGACTTCAACGAGGTTCTCCAGTTCCTGATGAAACTTAAACAGGCAAAGGTAGCTTGTATTCTCGTTCATCATTCAAATAAGAACGCAAACAACTATCGTGGTTCTTCGAAGCTTGCCACGACCTTTGAGGTTATCCTCGGTCTCAAAGCGGTTGAATCGATCCAATCAAACGGGACGTCCTTCAAATTGTGCTGGGATAAGTTCCGTTGTCCGCGAGACGAGACTATTCAAGAGCGGGAGGTATGGCTGGAGCCAAACGAAGAACTTGGCGCTATCTGGAAGTCACAACAGTCCAAGGACGACCAGATCCAGACCATAATCAATATGCTCAAGACTCTGGAGTATCCGACACAGGATGCCCTCTGCAAAGCATTGCCGTTTAAATGCAATAAAGGGACACTGTCCAAGTTGAAAAAGCGGGCCATTGCTAATGACTACATCAGTAAAAAAGACTGGGATGAATTGCTTTCTATGGCAGCAGACAATCAGAAGCAGGGTGAAGATGAAGAACAGTAG
- a CDS encoding recombinase family protein: MDGKFVSYLRVSTEKQGRSGLGIEAQRKAVEDYLNGGQLELLEEYVEVESGKNDDRPELKQALEYCDLTGATLLIAKLDRLSRDAYFLLGLQRSGVRFVCADMPEANELTVGIMALMAQEERKRISERTKAALAAAKSRGVKLGNPKGAEHLRGLGNGPAVKKIKANANHNAERLRGQITKLLEQGITSANGIATELNRNSIRTLRGGKWYAASVQRLLKRLELA; encoded by the coding sequence GTGGACGGAAAATTCGTATCCTACCTTCGTGTGAGCACAGAAAAACAGGGACGAAGTGGTCTTGGCATCGAGGCCCAACGCAAGGCAGTCGAAGACTATCTCAATGGCGGTCAGCTGGAACTTCTTGAAGAATACGTCGAAGTTGAGAGCGGAAAGAATGATGACCGTCCTGAACTGAAGCAAGCTCTTGAGTATTGTGATTTGACTGGAGCCACACTCCTTATCGCAAAGCTCGACCGTCTGTCTCGTGACGCATACTTTTTGCTCGGTCTTCAACGTTCTGGTGTCCGCTTTGTATGTGCCGATATGCCTGAAGCCAACGAGCTTACAGTAGGTATTATGGCGTTAATGGCACAGGAAGAGCGTAAACGTATTTCAGAGCGAACAAAAGCTGCTCTGGCTGCTGCAAAATCCCGAGGTGTTAAGCTAGGTAATCCTAAAGGAGCTGAACATCTCCGAGGACTTGGAAACGGTCCTGCTGTCAAAAAGATCAAGGCCAATGCAAATCATAATGCAGAACGCCTTCGTGGTCAGATTACCAAACTGCTCGAACAAGGGATCACCAGCGCCAATGGGATTGCGACGGAGCTCAATAGAAACAGCATCAGAACTCTTCGTGGAGGTAAATGGTATGCTGCCAGCGTTCAACGATTACTGAAACGTCTTGAGCTGGCTTAA
- a CDS encoding PocR ligand-binding domain-containing protein → MDENERASLLNELKTIRGRAEEIEAELGLCAEDRIGTECTYCSENNEFFRTLIDTIPDLVWVKDLQGVYLACNEAFELFFGAAESKIVGKTDYDFVDKKLADFFRMNDKKAMKSGRPSINEEWITIAATGKRTLVETIKTPVENDAGNVIGILGVARDITDRKLTEDGLKKQLKLLTQPSGESAEIEFADLFDINDIQRLQDEFSDATGVASLICDTTGNPITKPSCFCQLCSIIRETVKGNENCRKSDAALGRPKRGGPTIHLCLSGGLWDAGAAITVGGTHVANWLIGQVRDENHTEEDIRAYAREVGADEELVAVAFHSTPSMSHKKFRQISRVLYTLASQLSDIAYQNIRQARFIHDLTVTESKLNDTRNYLSSIIDSMPSLLIGVDVNCKVTQWNAEAQRTTGFSVQEALGRSLYEVLPRIKTRSQSVDAAIVSKTPSSFSLETSQKGGSVKYENVTAYPLVADGVEGAVLRVDDITERINMEKMMIQSEKMLSVGGLAAGMAHEINNPLAGILGAVSNIKKRIFSDIKANGQVAEGCRISLDNVRNYLREREIPRMLDGIQESGTRAANIVHNMLSFSRKSEMDFQKHDLIELLEKTLELAASDYDLKKQYDFKAIDVVRDYDHCVPPVMCEKNELLQVFLNIFKNGAEAMAEKDYSDGRARFICRVKRDDSFAVIQIEDNGPGMNKETLKRIFDPFYTTKQVGQGTGLGLSVSYFIIAEHHNGMLKVDSEPGKWTRFTIRLPL, encoded by the coding sequence ATGGACGAGAATGAAAGAGCTAGCTTATTGAATGAACTGAAGACGATTCGGGGCCGTGCTGAAGAGATTGAGGCTGAATTAGGCTTATGCGCTGAAGATCGCATTGGAACCGAGTGTACGTATTGCAGTGAAAACAATGAATTTTTCCGTACGTTAATAGATACAATCCCTGATTTGGTCTGGGTAAAGGATCTTCAGGGAGTGTATTTGGCGTGCAATGAAGCTTTTGAACTCTTTTTCGGGGCCGCTGAGTCGAAAATAGTAGGTAAAACCGACTACGATTTTGTTGATAAAAAATTAGCCGATTTTTTCCGCATGAATGATAAAAAAGCCATGAAAAGCGGTCGGCCCAGTATTAATGAAGAATGGATTACAATTGCAGCTACAGGAAAGAGGACGCTGGTTGAAACAATAAAGACTCCCGTAGAAAATGATGCCGGCAATGTAATAGGTATTCTTGGGGTTGCAAGAGATATTACGGACCGAAAATTAACTGAAGACGGACTTAAAAAGCAGTTGAAGCTGCTGACGCAACCATCAGGAGAATCGGCAGAAATAGAGTTTGCAGATTTATTCGATATCAATGATATACAGCGCCTGCAGGATGAATTTTCAGATGCGACCGGAGTTGCTTCTCTTATCTGTGATACGACAGGGAATCCTATTACGAAACCAAGTTGTTTTTGCCAGTTATGTTCGATTATCCGCGAGACCGTCAAAGGAAATGAAAATTGTCGAAAGTCTGATGCTGCCTTGGGACGGCCCAAAAGGGGCGGGCCCACTATTCATTTATGCTTGAGCGGAGGATTGTGGGATGCTGGTGCGGCGATTACTGTAGGTGGAACACATGTCGCTAATTGGCTTATCGGGCAGGTGCGTGATGAAAATCATACTGAAGAAGATATTCGTGCCTATGCCCGTGAAGTAGGGGCCGATGAAGAATTAGTGGCGGTAGCTTTTCACAGCACTCCCTCCATGTCACATAAGAAATTTCGTCAGATATCGCGGGTACTTTACACGCTTGCAAGTCAGCTTTCAGATATAGCATACCAAAATATCCGACAGGCACGTTTTATCCATGATCTGACAGTAACAGAAAGTAAGCTGAATGATACTCGTAATTATCTTTCAAGTATCATTGATTCCATGCCTTCTCTGCTCATCGGTGTGGATGTGAACTGCAAAGTTACGCAATGGAACGCTGAAGCACAAAGGACGACCGGTTTTTCTGTTCAGGAGGCTCTAGGGCGATCATTGTATGAAGTTCTACCGCGCATAAAAACAAGAAGCCAGTCTGTTGATGCCGCGATAGTATCCAAAACTCCCAGTTCCTTTTCTCTGGAAACAAGTCAGAAGGGGGGCAGCGTTAAATATGAAAATGTTACCGCTTATCCATTAGTCGCTGATGGAGTGGAAGGAGCAGTGCTTCGTGTTGATGATATTACTGAGCGTATCAACATGGAAAAAATGATGATTCAATCTGAAAAGATGTTATCAGTCGGTGGTCTGGCAGCGGGAATGGCTCATGAGATCAATAATCCGCTGGCCGGAATACTGGGAGCCGTCAGTAATATTAAAAAGAGAATTTTCAGTGATATTAAGGCAAACGGGCAGGTAGCTGAGGGGTGTAGGATTTCTTTGGATAATGTAAGGAATTACCTCCGGGAAAGGGAAATTCCCCGTATGCTTGATGGTATTCAGGAATCAGGAACCCGTGCCGCGAATATTGTCCATAACATGCTAAGTTTCAGTAGAAAAAGTGAAATGGATTTTCAAAAGCATGACCTTATAGAGCTTCTGGAAAAAACTCTGGAACTGGCAGCTAGTGATTATGATTTAAAAAAACAGTATGATTTCAAGGCCATTGATGTTGTGCGTGATTATGACCACTGTGTTCCACCAGTTATGTGTGAAAAGAACGAATTGTTGCAGGTCTTTTTGAATATCTTTAAAAATGGCGCTGAAGCGATGGCGGAGAAAGACTACAGTGATGGTCGGGCTCGTTTTATATGCAGGGTTAAGCGTGATGATTCGTTCGCGGTTATCCAGATAGAGGATAATGGCCCCGGAATGAACAAAGAAACCCTTAAGCGCATTTTTGATCCTTTTTACACCACTAAACAGGTTGGTCAGGGTACCGGACTTGGTTTATCCGTTTCTTATTTCATAATTGCTGAGCACCATAACGGAATGCTTAAGGTGGATTCCGAACCGGGAAAGTGGACCCGTTTTACGATCCGGCTGCCGTTGTAA
- a CDS encoding DEAD/DEAH box helicase produces the protein MLIEISKDLIITDAPEELVDEIKEALTLMNPDYINAIKYRGRVGKRIPKYIKMWSGDRKKRLHCPRGFGIELHQIAKAADIEPSYEDKRLELEPVDFSFTGELRPYQQIALKAFSNQTQGLLEAGTGAGKTVMALALIAERKQPCLIIVHTKELLLQWIDRIHQFLGIEAGQIGGGKFNVKPLTVATIQTARNRLKDLKKTFGHIVVDECHRTPASTFQKVVKNFDAKYLTGLSATPYRADGLDRMINLTLGPVVHRVNPDLLRNTGAILKPEIFTVETAFRFAGNPSDEYSLMMTAIAEDYPRNKIIASCVAKELEQNQGTLLLVADRTAHLDALSDLLFDQGIEVAVLTGKTPTGEREEIINDLNAGKIKVLASTASLIGEGFDCQGLSTLFLCSPIKSKGRLVQIIGRILRPADGKRPRLYDFVDIEVGVLKHSAGLRQKIYEEII, from the coding sequence ATGCTGATCGAAATATCAAAAGACCTGATCATAACCGACGCGCCGGAAGAACTCGTAGACGAAATCAAGGAAGCTCTTACCTTGATGAATCCAGATTATATCAATGCAATCAAGTATCGAGGCCGGGTTGGAAAGCGCATTCCCAAATATATTAAAATGTGGTCCGGCGACCGAAAAAAACGCCTGCACTGCCCGCGCGGATTTGGCATTGAACTCCATCAGATTGCCAAGGCTGCCGACATTGAGCCTAGTTATGAAGATAAAAGGTTGGAGCTTGAGCCTGTTGATTTTTCTTTCACTGGAGAGCTGCGCCCCTATCAACAGATCGCCCTTAAAGCCTTTTCCAATCAGACTCAGGGGTTGCTGGAGGCAGGTACAGGAGCCGGAAAAACAGTCATGGCCTTAGCTCTCATCGCGGAACGCAAACAGCCCTGCCTGATAATAGTGCATACCAAGGAACTGCTCTTGCAGTGGATAGATAGGATCCACCAGTTTCTCGGGATTGAAGCAGGACAGATCGGAGGCGGTAAGTTTAATGTAAAACCTCTGACAGTAGCGACCATTCAGACTGCCCGTAATCGTTTAAAAGATTTGAAAAAGACTTTTGGACACATCGTGGTGGATGAGTGCCATCGCACCCCGGCCAGCACTTTTCAGAAAGTGGTAAAGAATTTCGACGCAAAATACCTGACAGGCCTTTCCGCCACTCCCTACCGTGCGGATGGACTGGACAGGATGATCAATCTCACTCTCGGACCGGTAGTACACAGGGTCAACCCGGATCTGCTGCGCAATACAGGAGCAATCCTCAAACCGGAAATTTTTACAGTGGAAACCGCTTTCAGATTCGCCGGAAACCCCTCTGATGAATACTCTCTGATGATGACAGCCATTGCCGAAGACTACCCCCGCAACAAAATAATCGCCTCCTGCGTAGCCAAAGAGCTGGAGCAGAATCAGGGGACCCTGCTGCTGGTGGCGGACCGCACCGCCCATTTGGACGCTCTTTCTGATCTTCTATTTGATCAGGGCATAGAAGTTGCTGTTTTAACGGGCAAAACCCCCACCGGAGAACGTGAAGAAATTATTAACGACCTCAATGCCGGAAAAATAAAAGTACTGGCCAGCACCGCCTCGCTCATTGGGGAAGGTTTTGATTGTCAGGGATTATCCACCCTTTTCCTCTGCTCGCCCATCAAGTCGAAAGGCAGACTTGTCCAGATTATCGGGAGAATTCTTCGTCCGGCTGACGGCAAACGTCCCCGGCTATATGATTTTGTAGATATTGAAGTAGGCGTTTTAAAACACAGTGCCGGCCTGCGGCAGAAAATTTATGAAGAAATTATTTAA
- a CDS encoding iron-containing alcohol dehydrogenase: MLNFSFYNPTNIIFGEGQLQELDNLIPKEAKVLITYGGGSAKKTGLLDRVKAELTKNGRTVNEFGGIPANPRFEVLMEAIKIVRAEKIDFLLAVGGGSVIDGTKFIALAAPAKEYEGRERELMAFGFTPVPVDYAIPFGTVLTLPATGSEMNNGAVISDGEDKLPVFSTHTFPKFSILDPKITFTLPKTQVANGVVDTFIHTIEQYLTYPVDARFQDRTAEGILQTLIEIGETTVNEPENYDARANLVWCSTMALNGLIGSGVPQDWATHMIGHELTALTGLDHAKTLAVMQLANWKIRRTEKREKLIQYAERVWDIREGDDDTRIDQAISKTEAFFNSIGMATRLSAYDIGPDIIDRVIANLEKHGMTQLSERGDVTLEVSRKMLETAL, translated from the coding sequence ATGCTCAATTTTTCTTTTTACAATCCTACCAACATAATTTTCGGTGAAGGCCAGCTTCAGGAATTGGATAACCTTATCCCCAAAGAGGCAAAAGTTCTTATTACCTACGGCGGCGGCAGTGCCAAAAAGACCGGACTACTTGACCGTGTTAAGGCTGAACTTACCAAAAACGGAAGAACCGTTAATGAATTTGGTGGTATCCCGGCGAATCCCAGATTTGAAGTGCTTATGGAAGCAATCAAGATCGTCCGTGCCGAAAAAATTGACTTCCTCCTTGCAGTGGGCGGAGGGTCCGTTATTGACGGCACAAAATTCATTGCGCTGGCTGCTCCGGCAAAAGAATATGAAGGAAGAGAACGGGAACTGATGGCTTTCGGTTTTACCCCTGTTCCTGTTGATTACGCTATACCTTTCGGCACGGTACTCACCCTTCCCGCTACCGGCTCAGAAATGAATAACGGAGCCGTTATCAGCGACGGCGAAGATAAACTACCGGTTTTCTCCACCCATACTTTCCCGAAATTTTCCATACTTGATCCGAAAATTACTTTCACACTGCCTAAAACTCAGGTGGCAAACGGTGTTGTAGATACATTCATCCATACGATTGAACAGTACTTGACCTATCCAGTGGATGCCCGCTTTCAGGACCGCACTGCGGAAGGCATTTTGCAGACACTGATAGAAATAGGTGAAACTACCGTCAATGAACCTGAGAATTATGATGCCCGGGCCAACCTCGTATGGTGCTCCACCATGGCCTTAAACGGCCTTATCGGATCAGGAGTTCCCCAGGACTGGGCCACCCATATGATCGGTCATGAACTCACCGCACTGACAGGACTTGATCACGCCAAAACCCTGGCTGTAATGCAGCTCGCCAACTGGAAAATACGCCGCACTGAAAAAAGGGAAAAACTTATTCAGTACGCAGAACGAGTCTGGGATATTCGCGAAGGCGATGATGATACACGCATTGATCAGGCCATCTCCAAGACCGAAGCATTCTTTAACAGCATCGGCATGGCAACCAGACTTTCCGCATACGATATTGGTCCCGATATCATTGACCGGGTTATCGCCAATCTCGAAAAACACGGCATGACCCAGCTCTCTGAACGGGGAGATGTCACCCTTGAAGTTTCTCGCAAAATGCTTGAGACGGCACTCTAA
- a CDS encoding FAD-dependent oxidoreductase codes for MSSRKIVVVGGSAAGPKAAARSKRLDEGAEVTLLQKAPELSMASCGYPYYIGGNFDERDALLATPTGVVRDEGFFAAAKDVNARVNTEVTAIDRRNKTLACIDVITGEKSTVEYDKLVLCTGATPRRPPIPGIDLEGVRSLSEMRDADKLRELVDSGKVKDAVIVGGGLIGIEVCEALSNSGMNVNVVEMLSQLLMFLDWEIAKLVEKHVASKGVTVHTDNGVSEFIGENGKLTGVKLNDGSVVPCELAVVAIGVVPNTKLADEAGIELGGFGGIAVDDFMRTSDPDIYAAGDCVEINHRITGKKTFAPYGDLANLEARVVADNIARGNKHKFPGTVNSGICKVFDLSAGATGLSEQRAKAEGFNVVTATNASPDKPGFMGAKLLVSKMVADADTGRILGFQCVGPGEVNRQLAEAAMAVMNGNTIYEIGMADLPYAPPFSLAIDHFITTAHILDNKIAGQMTGISNAQVKEKMDAGEKPFILDVRSPKEFEEMRLNIGENLIPLGKLRNSLDQLPQDKETEIITFCKISMRGYEAQRVLEACGWTNVKVMEGGIMAWPFKVEM; via the coding sequence ATGAGTTCGAGAAAGATAGTAGTTGTCGGAGGTTCCGCTGCCGGACCAAAGGCCGCAGCCCGTTCTAAACGCCTTGATGAGGGGGCTGAAGTAACTTTGCTGCAGAAAGCACCGGAACTTTCCATGGCCTCCTGCGGTTATCCGTATTACATCGGCGGTAATTTTGATGAGCGTGACGCTCTTCTTGCCACCCCTACCGGAGTGGTTCGTGATGAAGGATTTTTTGCCGCAGCCAAAGACGTGAATGCCAGAGTAAATACTGAAGTCACCGCCATTGACCGCCGGAATAAGACTCTTGCATGCATCGATGTGATCACCGGGGAAAAATCAACTGTAGAATATGATAAACTGGTACTTTGCACCGGAGCAACTCCGCGTCGTCCGCCCATTCCCGGAATCGATCTTGAAGGAGTGCGGTCTCTTTCCGAAATGCGCGATGCTGACAAACTGCGTGAGTTGGTTGATTCCGGTAAGGTCAAGGATGCGGTTATTGTTGGCGGTGGATTGATTGGCATCGAGGTTTGTGAGGCTCTTTCCAATTCGGGCATGAATGTGAATGTTGTTGAAATGCTTTCGCAACTGCTGATGTTCCTCGACTGGGAAATAGCCAAGCTGGTGGAAAAACATGTCGCTTCCAAAGGTGTTACCGTACACACAGATAACGGCGTGTCTGAATTTATAGGCGAAAACGGCAAGTTGACCGGTGTTAAGCTCAATGACGGATCTGTTGTTCCTTGCGAACTGGCTGTTGTCGCTATCGGAGTGGTTCCCAATACTAAGCTGGCCGACGAAGCCGGGATTGAACTCGGCGGTTTCGGCGGCATAGCTGTCGATGATTTTATGCGTACTTCCGATCCTGATATTTACGCGGCCGGGGATTGCGTTGAAATCAACCATCGAATTACCGGCAAAAAAACTTTTGCACCTTATGGTGACCTCGCTAATCTCGAGGCTCGCGTGGTTGCGGACAACATCGCCCGTGGTAATAAACATAAATTCCCCGGAACTGTTAATAGCGGTATCTGCAAGGTTTTTGATCTCAGCGCCGGGGCAACGGGGCTCTCCGAGCAGCGGGCTAAGGCTGAAGGGTTCAATGTTGTCACCGCCACCAATGCCAGTCCTGATAAGCCAGGATTCATGGGAGCCAAACTGCTGGTCTCTAAAATGGTTGCCGATGCCGATACCGGACGTATCCTCGGTTTCCAATGCGTAGGTCCGGGCGAAGTCAACCGTCAGCTTGCAGAGGCAGCTATGGCTGTGATGAACGGCAATACTATCTATGAAATCGGTATGGCTGATCTGCCTTACGCGCCTCCGTTTTCACTGGCCATTGACCATTTTATTACCACCGCGCATATTCTGGATAATAAAATTGCCGGACAAATGACCGGGATCAGTAACGCTCAGGTTAAGGAAAAGATGGATGCAGGCGAGAAGCCTTTCATTCTGGATGTGCGCTCGCCCAAGGAATTTGAAGAGATGCGTCTCAACATTGGTGAGAATCTTATCCCTCTTGGCAAATTACGTAATTCCCTTGATCAACTGCCGCAAGACAAGGAAACGGAAATTATAACTTTCTGCAAAATATCCATGCGCGGTTACGAAGCTCAACGGGTGCTGGAAGCATGCGGCTGGACTAACGTAAAAGTTATGGAAGGCGGGATTATGGCTTGGCCGTTCAAGGTAGAAATGTAA
- a CDS encoding ferredoxin-thioredoxin reductase catalytic domain-containing protein: protein MSKPTEKSVKLVSTYVDKYCKRTGLNLHPMKDVSEAVTTGLAMHLDELKRPLCPCRFYPDKQQAVAEREWLCPCSDMKEYKYCHCMLFVNKDGMPVTEHLPEGHDGRETYGEIADPAPEKMHRKLPN from the coding sequence TTGTCTAAGCCTACAGAAAAAAGTGTAAAACTGGTTTCCACTTATGTGGATAAATACTGCAAACGTACCGGACTCAACCTTCATCCCATGAAGGATGTCTCAGAAGCAGTGACTACCGGACTGGCCATGCATCTTGATGAACTTAAACGTCCTCTTTGTCCCTGTAGGTTCTACCCGGACAAACAGCAGGCGGTTGCAGAGCGTGAATGGCTTTGTCCCTGTTCGGATATGAAGGAATACAAGTATTGTCACTGTATGCTTTTTGTTAATAAAGACGGTATGCCTGTAACCGAGCATCTTCCGGAAGGGCATGACGGACGCGAAACATACGGTGAAATCGCCGATCCGGCCCCGGAAAAAATGCATCGCAAGTTGCCGAATTAA
- a CDS encoding HAD family hydrolase, with the protein MFHGKVKAVAFDADDTLWINEPFFARVKADVAEMMSGYVSPEKFTKVLEQTQSRNIAVFGYGVKCFVISMIETANAVTSGKIKGLEIEQIIELGRSMMTNPVEPIEGVEEVLRVLGGDYKLLMITKGDVAEQQRKISLSGMSSYFDHIEILSEKDEAAYRGILSKYSINHDEFLMVGNSVKSDILPVVGIGGCAVHIPFHTTWVHEVVCEDDLCGHKYVELGSACELLPLLSVS; encoded by the coding sequence ATGTTTCATGGAAAAGTAAAGGCCGTAGCATTTGACGCAGACGATACCTTGTGGATTAACGAACCTTTTTTTGCCCGGGTCAAGGCTGATGTAGCGGAAATGATGTCCGGATATGTTTCTCCCGAAAAATTTACCAAGGTTCTTGAGCAGACCCAGTCCCGAAATATCGCGGTGTTTGGATATGGGGTGAAATGTTTTGTTATTTCCATGATCGAGACTGCCAATGCCGTTACCAGCGGTAAAATAAAAGGTCTGGAAATCGAGCAGATTATTGAACTCGGCAGGAGTATGATGACTAATCCCGTGGAACCCATTGAGGGGGTCGAGGAAGTTCTGCGTGTCCTCGGCGGTGATTACAAACTCCTGATGATCACCAAAGGCGATGTGGCTGAGCAGCAGCGCAAGATCAGCCTTTCCGGAATGTCTTCATATTTTGATCATATCGAAATACTTAGCGAGAAAGATGAAGCCGCATATAGAGGGATTCTCAGCAAATACAGCATTAACCATGATGAATTTCTCATGGTCGGTAATTCTGTGAAGTCCGATATTCTGCCGGTTGTTGGGATCGGCGGTTGTGCCGTGCATATTCCATTTCACACAACTTGGGTGCATGAAGTCGTTTGTGAAGACGATCTTTGCGGTCATAAGTATGTCGAGCTTGGCAGTGCCTGCGAACTCCTTCCTTTATTATCCGTTTCGTAA